A region of the Nitrospirota bacterium genome:
GCGGATCGGTCCGCGAACCCCTCCAGCGTCAGGATCTGGTCCCTGGTCAGGGCATAGAGGTCGGCCAGGTCCTTGACCAGCCCCCGGTCCACCAGTTGCGCGACGGTCTTCCGGCCCAGACCGGCGATGTCCAGCGCATGCTTGGAGGCGAAGTGCTCGACGGCGCCCTTCAATTGGGCCGGACAGGACGTCTGGCCCGTGCAGTAGTAGTAGGCTCCCTCCCGCGCGACAGCCGAGCCGCACACGGGACAGGAGTCCGGCATGCAGAAGGGCTCGGCCCGCCTCTCGCCCGGCACGGGGACTCGCTCCGCGATGGCCGGGATCACGTCCCCGGCCCGCTCGACCTTGACCGTGTCGCCCACCCGGATGTCCTTGCGGGCCACCTCGTCCGCGTTGTGCAGGGTCGCCCGGCTGATCGTGACGCCGCCCACCTCGACCGGCTTCAGCAGCGCCAGCGGGGTCATGGTGCCGGTGCGGCCGACCGACACGACGATGTCCTGGATGACCGTGACCTCCTTGCGCGGCGTGAACTTGAAGGCGATGGCCCAGCGCGGGCTGCGGGACTTCTCGCCGAGCGCGCCCTGCCAGTCCCGTCGGTTGACCTTGACCACGATCCCGTCGATCTCGAACGGCAGGTTCTCGCGAACCGCCTCGGTCTCGGCGTGGAAGGCGATCACCGCTTCGATGTCCTTGCAGCGGCGTTTCTGGCTCGGAACCGGCAGGCCCCACCGTTCGAGGGCGTCGAGCTCTTCCCAATGGGTCGGCGCCTGGGCGCCGGACTGGGCCATGATCTCGTAGCAGGTGACGACGAGCGGCCGCTCGGCCGTGATGCGCGAATCGAGCTGGCGCAACGAGCCGGCTGCCGCGTTCCTCGGGTTCGCGAAGGCCTCCTCGCCCCGCTCGGTGATGCGGCGGTTCAGGGCCTGGAAGTCCTGGAGCCTCATGTAGACCTCGCCCCGGACGGCCAGGTGGGCCGGCAGGTGGTCGCCGGCGCCCAGTTGCAAGGGGAGGGATCGGAGGGTCCTGAGGTTGACGGTCACGTCCTCGCCGGTCGTGCCGTCGCCCCTCGTGGCTCCGCGGACGAACCGCCCCTTCTCGTAGATCAGCTCGACCGAGAGCCCGTCGTACTTGGGCTCCACCGTATAGTCGATCGGCTCCCGCTCCATGTCGCGCCCCAGTTCCTTGCCCAGCTCGCGCCGCACGCGCTTGTCGAAGGCCCGCACCTCCTCCGGGTCCGCCACCGAGTCCAGGCTTAACATGGACCGCTCGTGCTGGACCTTCTGGAGCTCTTCGAGCGGCGGGGCCCCGACCCGCTGGGTCGGAGAGTCGGGGGTCAGGAGATCGGGAAAGGTCTCTTCCAGCCGGACCAGCTCCCGGAAGAGCCGGTCATATTCGGCGTCGGAGATCTCCGGCCGGTCCTTGACGTAGTAGAGATAGTCGTGGCGGCGGATCTCCTCGCGCAGATCCTCGATGCGTTTCTGCGCCTCCCCGTGGGTCATCTGGTGCTTGGCGTCTTTGGCCGACTGGGTCGTCATGGCCCGGAAATCCTTACCCTGCAGCCGTCAGCTTTCAGCAATCAGCGGACTTTTGCAAGCTGACCTCTGAAAACTGACAACTTAAAACTGATAACCGATGGTCCCTCATCCCTCCCTGATGAACTTCGCCGCGTAGCTCCGGATCTCGTGGCCGTTCAGAACGTGGAACCGGCGCAGCCGGTCCACGGTCTGTCCCGAGAACCGGTTGAGCGGGATCACGATCAGCCGGCGGTTGAAGGACCGGACGATCCGGCGCCAGATCGCCTTCGGCTGGATCGGGGAGACCAGGACGATGTGCGGCTCCTGCGAATGGAGTGCCGCGCCGGCGATCAGCCGTTCTTCCAGCGTCTGGGCGAAGTCCAGCCGGGCGTCCTCCCAGATGTTGGGAATCTGGCGGGGCGGGTAGAGGAACAGGGCTCCGCCGTACCGGGACTGACCGATGCCGGGCCCGACCATTTGATCCTGGAACGGACTGGCATAGAAGCAGAGGGTGGACTCCTCTTCATGCTCCGCATACCAGGTGGCCCGCCAGGGGTAGACCTCCGGGTCGGCTGGCGTCTCGAAGAGAAAGGCGACCACCTCCACCGTGCCCCTGGCCGGGGGAATCTCCTTCACGTAGATGTCGAAGCGGAGGCGCCGCCCGATCCCGGGCCCGGCGCGAGGCGCCGCTCCTGCCGCGGACCGGATCGCTTTCATTCCCCCGTGCCAGTTTCTCATGGTTTCGCGCAGATCAATGCCGTCCTTCACGGAGCTCGTGAACTTTTCCACTCGGGCGAGGTCGGCTCCAAGGAGCGCCCGGGCCTGTTCCCGCACGTGCCGGGTGAAGCTTTCGATCCGATCGTCCTCCGGGGGCCAGGAACATTGGCGGTAGGGATTCCAGAGGTAGGCCCACCGGCGGCTCCTCGTCCGGTTCGGCGTCGGCTTGAGGGGGAGGGAGCGCCAGACGAGCGGTTGGCCCTGGAGCCGGTTCTTGGCCAGGGCGACCGTGCCGTCGGGGAGTTCCAGCTTTCCGAGCCCGGCAGAGACGGCCGGCTTGGCCAAGGGGCCCTCCTGGTCCGGCTGGAACGAATAGGACTTGGCCGTCTCCAGCAGGGTGATGGCGAATTCATCGCCGGCCGTTTGCTTGGCGGCCAGCACGAGGCTGTAGAGATCCGGGGTCAGGCGGCGGTCCAGCAGCGCCAGGTTCCGGACATACTGGAGGTAGAGCTGTAGAAGCTGGGGCGTGACCCAATTCAGGACCGGCTGGCTTTCGGAGCCCCGTTGGGCCAGCCACCGGGAGCGGGCTTCCAGCAGCAACTCTTTGACTCCGTCAATCGAGAGGTGCCGGTCGGAGCGGAGCTCGGCGCGCCGCTTCTCGTAGAGTTCGGTCAGGTACGGCAGCTCTCCGAGGACGAAATAGAGGGTGGAGGGCTCGACCGGGTAGGCGGAGGGACGGGCCCGGGCTGCCTCAGGCGCGACGTAGGGGGCCCGTTCCCGGTAGGCCTCCCGCAGCCAGGGCCAGTCCGCGACGTGGCAGAGGCAGAGGATGGCCTCGTGGTCCAGCTCCAGTTCGTGGAGACGAAAGGCCATCCAGGCGAGGCGGTCCCACCGCTGGCTGGGTCTGGCCGGAGCAGGCAGGCCGGGCAGCATGGCCGAGGCGAAGGCCGCCAGCGGCACCTGCTTGAGCGCATAGGGGTCCGGCGCGGGGAAGGAAGTCGGCTCGAAGCAGGCGACCTCCCGGTCAATGTAGGCCCGTTCGATGTCCTCCCCCATGGCGACGCGCAGGCCCATGATGACGGCCTGGCAGGGGTCCACTGGGACGAAATTCACGACCGGCGCGCCCTCCCGATCTTCCTCCGGTTGGAGGATCAGGCCGATCCGCGGCAGGTCCTCGACGGCCGCCTCGAGGGCCGGCTCAAACGAGGGAGGCAGGGGCAGGGCCAGGCAGTCCCAACGGCGGGCGATCAGGGTCTCGCGCACTTCCTGGGCCAGGTCGCCGCTCCCGTGGAGGATCGGCAGCACCTGGATCCTGGGCGAGAGCTGCAGCACCCGGTTCGTGATGTCGTCGTCGGCAGGAAGCATGGGAGCGACCGTTCGCTGCGATTCCACCGCCGGCGGGCGGCCTGGCCTCATCGGTCGGGATGCAGCGGATCATCCCCTTCGAAGAAGAAATCCCCCAGCCCGCGGGGCAGGGCCTGGTCGCCGAGCGCCCGCTTCCTGCGCCGGGCCAGCCCCTCCAGATCCAGGGCTTCCTCGCCCAGGACCTTCACCACCGCCTCCCGCCAGGCCTCGTCCTTAGCCAGCGGGTGGGTCTGGTCCTGCGCCAGCCGCTTGAGCGCGTACTGCAGCAGGTGGAGCCCGTCCCGCACCGAATAGTCGAGGGCGAGCTGATGGGCCTCCTGCAGGAAGTCCACGGTCAGGGCCAGCATCTCGGCCGGGGCAAAGGGCAGGTGATAGCGCAGGATGGCCAGCTCGTCCTCCCGGCGGGGAAAGCCCATGTGCAGCGTGGGCTGGAGCCGGGACAGGATGTAGTCCGGCACCTCGTAGGTCGAGGCGTCCTCGTTCATCGTCACGCAGCAGCGGAACGACGGGTCGGCCTTGATCACGATGCCCGCGACGATGGACTCGACGCAGCGCCGGTGGTCCAGCAGGGGGGCGAGCGAGGCCCAGCTCTTCTCGTTCATGCGGTTGCCTTCGTCCAGCACGCAGACCCCGCCGGTCAGGATCGCGGACACCAGCGGAGAGGCGTGGTAGGCGATCGTGCCGGATTCCGCCAGGACCGGCGTGACCAGCAGGTCTTCGGGCCGCGTGTCCGCCGTGCACTGGAAGATGTAGAGGTCCTGCTTGCGCTCCTTGGCTCCGGCCATCGCGAGGGTGGTCTTCCCGATGCCCGGGTGGCCGGTGATGCGGGGGGAGAGCGCCGAGTCCCGGGCGTCGATCACGAGCCAGCAGGCCAGCAACTGCTTGAGGATCTCCCGCTCGCCGATCCATTCCTGGCCGGTGTCCATCGGCTGGGCCAAGCGGAGCGTGACGCCGTCCACGACGACCGTTCGCTGGGATCCGAGCTCGGACTTGCGGGACATGGGGACCGACGCCGCTCCTTTCCAGCGCGCCGCGCGCGCTCGGCTGAAACCGTAACATACCCTCGCGGGAGGGTCAAACGCGGAAACTCCCGTCCGGTGTGCGGTTCGAGCGCCTTTCGCTTTGACATTCGACGGCGCCGGTTCTATCCTTGGGGTTCCCGATCGGAGCGCACCAATATCACGAAGAGGAGACGGATACACGTATGAAACGGCTTACCGTGAAGTCCCTTGCCCTGTTCTGCGCGAGCTGGGTCCTGCTGGCCGGCTGTGTGATGACCGAGAAGTACGAGGCGGAAAAGGCCCGCGCGATGAACTTCCAGCGGCTCCTGGCCCAGGAGGAGAAGCGGACGGGCGAGATGGACAGCGAGCTCAAGCGCCTGAAGCGGGAGAGCGCCGACCTCGAGGCCAGGAACCGGGAGTTGACCGCCCAGCTCCAGGCGGTTCGGGAGCAATTGGCCAGGGTGCAGGAAGAGATGGCCTTGCGGGAAGCCGCCATGACGAAGAAGGCCGCGGAGTCCGCCAAAGCTCCCAAGGGCAGGCGGGCGGACAGGGGCGACAAGGACTTGCTGGGGACCTTGGAGGAGCCGCCGGCCGAGGTTGCGACACCGGAGCCGAGCGGCACGGTCACGGTGGGCGGGACCGCACGTTACCACGAGGTCAAGCCGGGCGAGACCCTCTTCAGCATTGCCAAGCGGTACGGGACCGACGTGAAAACGCTCAAGAGCTGGAACAGCCTGCGCAGCAATTCCATTGAAGTGGGCCAGAGGCTCGTGGTTGGGCGCGAATAGGTGAATGGTGATCCGTGAACCGTGAGAGCGGGGAGCGAGCACCTAGACAGGCGCGGCTGGCCTCAATTGGTTGACTTCTGGGGACGAGGGTGTAACTTACGGAAAACAACGGTCCCACGGATGCTCCTCCTCAATCCTTCGGCAAGACGCGAAAAGGCCTATGCGGACGGCAATTGGGACAAGGTCATCTCGATTGCCCTCAAACAGCTCAAGAGCGATCCGGAGGACATCAAGGCCCTGAATGACCTCGCCGATGCCTATTACCAGAAGGGCATGATCGACGAGGCTTACGAAACCTGCCGGCAGATCAACTCCTCCCATCCGGTGTCCGATTTCCAGCGGCAATTCGCCACCCTCGGCCTCCGGTACATGCGGTATCACCTGGTCCTGGGGACGATCCTGTACAAGAAGGGGCGCTACGACGAGGCCCTCCAGCTGCTCAACCACCTGAAGTTCCTCAAAGGGCATCTCTCCGACAAATTCCACCTGTCCGCTCAAATCCACCTTGCCCGAGGCAACGTGGACCAGGCGGTCGCCGAATACGAGCAGATGTGGAAGTGGCGCCCCGACCGGACGCCGAAGGTCCTCAAGAACCTCGGTTTGCTCACGACGAAGCACCCGCGGCACGCAAAAGCCCAGCGGCTCTACATCGAGATCCTCAAGAAGAGCGATCAGCTCAACGCCCGCGTCGCCCAGTGGGAAAAGTCCGCGCAGAGCGGCAAGGCCGATCCTTCCGACTTGTACCGGCTGGGGTACTATTATCAGTCCGAAGGGAAGGATCAGAAGGCCGTCGAGCTCTTTCTGCAGTACCGGCAGAGCCGTCCGGACGACCCGGAAATCCATTGGCACCTCGGCGACCTCTACGGAGAGCGCGGTGAGGGCGTGAAGGCGATGCAGCAGTACCGGAGGGTCGTCGAACTCAGTCCGGAAAAGCTGGACATGGTCGTCGCCAAGCTCGACGGGCTGGTCCGGTACGCGAACGAGCGGGAGAAGCCCGCGATCGTCTGCGAAGTCATTTCGCTGCATCTCAGCACGGGCAAGCTGAAGGCCGTCCGCGAGAAGCTGGAGCAACTGGCCCCGGCCGTTCAGGTGGACCGGGAGCTGAGGGGGAAGGTCGCGGCGATGCTGGTCGCCAGCCTGGAGCGCTACATGGAGACGGGCGAGCTGGACGCGGCCAGAACGGTCCAGGAACAGTTGCTCCTGCTCGATCCGACGAATCCCGGCTTTCAGGCGCGCTTGCGCGAGATGGACGAGCTCCTGGGTCAGAAGAGGATCCAGGAGATGGAAGAGATCCTCCGGATGGGGCTGCTGGCCCCTCACGAGACGACCCGGGTCCTCTTCGAGCTCGGAGAGGCCTATCGCAAGCGCGGGGAACCGGACGAGAAACAGCTCTCGGTCTACCAGCAATTGGCTCGGTCCGAGTCTCCTTACCAGGCCGACGCGCTGTTGCGGCTCGGCCTGATCTTTCTGCGAAAGGGATTGGACGATCTCGCCGAGGGCCAGTTCGCGAAGCTGCAGCAGATGGCAATTCCCAACGAGAAGCGGGCGCAGTGCTTCTACCAGATCGGCCTGGCCTACGAAGGTCAGGACGTTCTGGACAGGGCGCGGGAGTATTACAAGAAGACCCTGGAGATCGACGCCACCTACCAGGACGTGGCCAGACGGCTGGAGCACTTTCCCAGGCTCACCCCGTCCCTGGCCTCGACGCAGACCGTTTCGCAGAAGGATCCCACCGCCGTCCTCCAGGAGCGCTACGAAGCGGTCACCAGGATCGGGACCGGCGGAATGGGGACGGTCTTTCGCGCGGTGGACCGCGTGCTTCGCCGCACCGTGGCCCTCAAATTCATGAAAGAGGACTTCCAGCGCGACCCCGAGGCGGTGGCGCGATTCATCCGGGAGGCCCAGGCGGCGAGCAACCTGCGGCATCCGGGCATCGTGGCGATCTATGACATCCACGTCCAGGAACCGATCTACATCGCCATGGAGTATGTGGAGGGCGGAACCTTGCGCGACCTCTTGCGGCAGCGGAACCTGCCCGTGGAGGAGATCAGGGCGATCGCGCTCCAGCTCTGCGACGCGTTCGGGTACGCCCACGGCAACGGGGTGGTGCACCGGGACATCAAGCCGGACAATATTCTCATGGCTTCCGACGGGAAGGTGAAAATCGCCGATTTCGGGCTGGCCCGGGTTGCGGAGGGAAGCACGGCGATGACGAGGACGGGGACGGTCATGGGGACCCCCAAGTACATGGCGCCCGAGCAGATCCAGGGCAAGGCCGCCGACGCGCGAACGGACATCTACGCCTTCGGCGTGATGCTGTACGAGCTGCTGACGGGAAAGGTCCCGTTCAGCGACGGGGACGTGGCGTACCGGCAGATCCACGAGATGCCCCTGTCGCCGCGCCTGCTCAACGCGGACGTCCCGGAGCAGTTCGACACGGTCGTCATGACCTGCCTGCAAAAGAAGCCGGAAGGCCGGTTCCCGTCCATGGAGGAGGTCGGCCGGGCCCTCCAGGGCCCGTGACCCGAGCCGATTCTTCTCGTCGCATGTCGGGGCCCTCTCGTCCACCCATTCCGAAAGCCAGCGGGGAATACCAGCGATGACGTCCTGCCCCCACTGCGGTCAGGAGCAGGCCGGCGCGACCTATTGCGACCACTGCCGGGTGCACATCGGGCTGTACCGCGACGTGAAGCAGGCCCTGGCCTCGCTGGAGTCGGGGCTCGGCGAGGTCCGGCAACTCTCCTCGGCCCCGAAGCCGGGCGTGGCTCCTTCCACGGACCCTCTGAAGAAGCTCGTCGAGGCGTACCAGACGTTGCGGAAGAGCTTCGAGGGCCTGAGCCGAGCCCAGCGGGAGATGGCGACGCTGGCGGAGGTCGGCCGGATGGTCAACTCGGTCCTCGCGATGGACCGGCTGCTCGACCTGATCATGGACATGGCGGTGAAGGTGATGAACGCCGAGCGAGGGTTCCTGATGCTGGAGGACCCGGAGACCGGCGAGTTGGCGATCGTGGTCGCCCGGAACATGGAGGCGGCGCTTCAGGACAAGCAGCAGTGGAAGATCAGCAGCAACATCTGCAGCCGTGTGGCCAAGGAGGGGCAGCCCATCCTTGCCACCGACGCGCAGAAGGAGGACCAATTCCAGGGGATGCAGAGCGTGATGGCGCAGCACGTCCGCTCGCTCCTGTGCGTGCCCATGCAACTGAAGACGGGGGAAGTGATCGGGGTGATCTACGTGGACAACCGCATGGTCTCCGGCGCCTTCTCGGCCGAGAGCCTGGAGTTCCTCACGGGATTCGCCCACCAGGCGGCCATCGCGGTCGAGAACGCCCGGCTCTACGAGAACGTCCAGAAGGAGACGAAGGCCCGCCTGAACCTCCAGCGGTACCTCTCGCCCAACCTGGTGGACGACGTCATGAGCCGCAAGGAGGTGCTGGCGCTGGGCGGGCAGCGGGTCGTCTGCTCCGTGCTCTTCGCCGACCTCTGCGGGTTCACCCCGCTCTCCCAACGGCTCGATCCGGAGAAGGTCGTGCAGTTTCTGAACGAGTACTTTTCCGCGATGGCCGACGTCATTTTCGAGCACCACGGGACCCTCGACAAGTTCATCGGCGACGCCATCATGGCCGTCTTCGGGGCGCCGGTGCCGACCCCCGCCCACGCCTCGAACGCCGTGTCGGCCGCGCTCGCCATGCAGCGGGAAGCCAGGCGGCTCCAGGAGAAGGCCGGCCGGGAGGGAGGCCAGACGCTGGAGCTGCGGATCGGCATCAACAGCGGGGAGGTGATCGCGGGCAACATCGGATCGCCTTCCCGGATCGAGTACACGGTCATCGGCGATCAGGTGAACCTCGCGGCCCGCTTGGAGCCCCTAGCGCCCGCGGGCGGGATTCTGATCAGCGGCTCGACCTATCGGTACGTGAAGGATCTGGTGAAGGTGCAGAGGCTCCCGGATGTCGAGGTGAAGGGCCGGACCGGGCTGGTGGAGGTGTATCAAGTCCAGGATCTGCTGGCCCAGGAGGCGAAACCCGAGGCGAAGGACCTCCGGCGGCACGCGCGGCAGGACGTTTCGCTCTTCGCCATCTATCGGGATCGGCGACAGAGCCGGATGTTCCAGGGGTCGGTCAAGAACATCAGCCTGGGGGGAATCCAGCTCAGCACGAGGGAGGAATTCCCGGCCGGGTCGGAAATCGTCCTGTCGTTCAGCCTGCCCAACGGCGAAAAGCTCGGGGAGATCGAGGCTCGCGTGGTCCGGACTCAGCAGTTGGTGGACGATCGGGGAAAAAGCTATTTCAAGCTGGGCGTTCAATTTACCAAGTGCGCGGAAGAGGATCGGGAGAAGATCGGCCGAGTGAGCCGCCAGCCTTCCTGAGTTCCCGCCCTCCGACCCTGAGCATCCTCACATGGCCTCTCCGGTCGGTTCGTTGACTTTTTCCAAATGCGCATGCTAGCTTTCCGCATGGAAAAGCCTGCCTTTTCATTGAGTTTCGATGAGTTTCGGGCCCTCGCTTCCCGCGGGAACCTGATTCCCCTCTATCGCGAAATCCTGGCCGATTTCGAGACACCGGTCTCGGCCCTCACCAAGATCGATCACGGCCCGTCCGCCTATCTCCTGGAGAGCGTGGAGGGCGGGGAGAACTGGGCCCGCTACTCCTTCCTGGGCAGCGGGTCGCCGGTTGTCATCCGGGAAGACCGCGGCTCGTTGCTGGTCACGCGGGGCTCCAGGACCGAGCGGATCCCGCTTCGAGAGAAGACCGGCGAGACTCCGCTCGATCGCCTGCGCGACATCATGGCCGAGTACCGGCCGGTCACGGTGCCGGGCCTCCCGCGGTTCGTGGGCGGGGCGGTCGGGTACCTGGGCTACGACGTCGTCCGGTACTTCGAGGACCTGCCCCAGCGCCGCAAGGACACGCTGGGCCTGCCGGACCTGGCGTTCCTGCTCACCGAGACCCTGCTGATCTTCGACAACGTGGCGCAGAAGATCAAGGTGGTCGCGAACGCCCACGTGCCGTCCGGCCGGGAGCCGGAGCTGAAGCGCGCCTATGCC
Encoded here:
- a CDS encoding protein kinase — translated: MLLLNPSARREKAYADGNWDKVISIALKQLKSDPEDIKALNDLADAYYQKGMIDEAYETCRQINSSHPVSDFQRQFATLGLRYMRYHLVLGTILYKKGRYDEALQLLNHLKFLKGHLSDKFHLSAQIHLARGNVDQAVAEYEQMWKWRPDRTPKVLKNLGLLTTKHPRHAKAQRLYIEILKKSDQLNARVAQWEKSAQSGKADPSDLYRLGYYYQSEGKDQKAVELFLQYRQSRPDDPEIHWHLGDLYGERGEGVKAMQQYRRVVELSPEKLDMVVAKLDGLVRYANEREKPAIVCEVISLHLSTGKLKAVREKLEQLAPAVQVDRELRGKVAAMLVASLERYMETGELDAARTVQEQLLLLDPTNPGFQARLREMDELLGQKRIQEMEEILRMGLLAPHETTRVLFELGEAYRKRGEPDEKQLSVYQQLARSESPYQADALLRLGLIFLRKGLDDLAEGQFAKLQQMAIPNEKRAQCFYQIGLAYEGQDVLDRAREYYKKTLEIDATYQDVARRLEHFPRLTPSLASTQTVSQKDPTAVLQERYEAVTRIGTGGMGTVFRAVDRVLRRTVALKFMKEDFQRDPEAVARFIREAQAASNLRHPGIVAIYDIHVQEPIYIAMEYVEGGTLRDLLRQRNLPVEEIRAIALQLCDAFGYAHGNGVVHRDIKPDNILMASDGKVKIADFGLARVAEGSTAMTRTGTVMGTPKYMAPEQIQGKAADARTDIYAFGVMLYELLTGKVPFSDGDVAYRQIHEMPLSPRLLNADVPEQFDTVVMTCLQKKPEGRFPSMEEVGRALQGP
- a CDS encoding LysM peptidoglycan-binding domain-containing protein translates to MKRLTVKSLALFCASWVLLAGCVMTEKYEAEKARAMNFQRLLAQEEKRTGEMDSELKRLKRESADLEARNRELTAQLQAVREQLARVQEEMALREAAMTKKAAESAKAPKGRRADRGDKDLLGTLEEPPAEVATPEPSGTVTVGGTARYHEVKPGETLFSIAKRYGTDVKTLKSWNSLRSNSIEVGQRLVVGRE
- a CDS encoding adenylate/guanylate cyclase domain-containing protein, with translation MTSCPHCGQEQAGATYCDHCRVHIGLYRDVKQALASLESGLGEVRQLSSAPKPGVAPSTDPLKKLVEAYQTLRKSFEGLSRAQREMATLAEVGRMVNSVLAMDRLLDLIMDMAVKVMNAERGFLMLEDPETGELAIVVARNMEAALQDKQQWKISSNICSRVAKEGQPILATDAQKEDQFQGMQSVMAQHVRSLLCVPMQLKTGEVIGVIYVDNRMVSGAFSAESLEFLTGFAHQAAIAVENARLYENVQKETKARLNLQRYLSPNLVDDVMSRKEVLALGGQRVVCSVLFADLCGFTPLSQRLDPEKVVQFLNEYFSAMADVIFEHHGTLDKFIGDAIMAVFGAPVPTPAHASNAVSAALAMQREARRLQEKAGREGGQTLELRIGINSGEVIAGNIGSPSRIEYTVIGDQVNLAARLEPLAPAGGILISGSTYRYVKDLVKVQRLPDVEVKGRTGLVEVYQVQDLLAQEAKPEAKDLRRHARQDVSLFAIYRDRRQSRMFQGSVKNISLGGIQLSTREEFPAGSEIVLSFSLPNGEKLGEIEARVVRTQQLVDDRGKSYFKLGVQFTKCAEEDREKIGRVSRQPS
- a CDS encoding AAA family ATPase, whose product is MSRKSELGSQRTVVVDGVTLRLAQPMDTGQEWIGEREILKQLLACWLVIDARDSALSPRITGHPGIGKTTLAMAGAKERKQDLYIFQCTADTRPEDLLVTPVLAESGTIAYHASPLVSAILTGGVCVLDEGNRMNEKSWASLAPLLDHRRCVESIVAGIVIKADPSFRCCVTMNEDASTYEVPDYILSRLQPTLHMGFPRREDELAILRYHLPFAPAEMLALTVDFLQEAHQLALDYSVRDGLHLLQYALKRLAQDQTHPLAKDEAWREAVVKVLGEEALDLEGLARRRKRALGDQALPRGLGDFFFEGDDPLHPDR
- the ligA gene encoding NAD-dependent DNA ligase LigA, giving the protein MTHGEAQKRIEDLREEIRRHDYLYYVKDRPEISDAEYDRLFRELVRLEETFPDLLTPDSPTQRVGAPPLEELQKVQHERSMLSLDSVADPEEVRAFDKRVRRELGKELGRDMEREPIDYTVEPKYDGLSVELIYEKGRFVRGATRGDGTTGEDVTVNLRTLRSLPLQLGAGDHLPAHLAVRGEVYMRLQDFQALNRRITERGEEAFANPRNAAAGSLRQLDSRITAERPLVVTCYEIMAQSGAQAPTHWEELDALERWGLPVPSQKRRCKDIEAVIAFHAETEAVRENLPFEIDGIVVKVNRRDWQGALGEKSRSPRWAIAFKFTPRKEVTVIQDIVVSVGRTGTMTPLALLKPVEVGGVTISRATLHNADEVARKDIRVGDTVKVERAGDVIPAIAERVPVPGERRAEPFCMPDSCPVCGSAVAREGAYYYCTGQTSCPAQLKGAVEHFASKHALDIAGLGRKTVAQLVDRGLVKDLADLYALTRDQILTLEGFADRSASLLTDAIERSKRVPLERFLMGLGIRQVGQHIARVLARRFGTLDAIMETDRATFESVHEIGPEIASSLESFFREGHNRRVIRRLIELGLRIERLQQAGPEGRRLEGKTFVFTGGLASLSRDEAKRRVEALGARATSSVSKHTDYVVAGTDPGSKLEEAGRLGVRILTEAEFLRLLGES